Genomic window (Desulfobacterales bacterium):
TGAAGAAATCAAGCAGGACATACAGGCCGCCCGGAACATTGCCGATGATATCAAGGCGTTATCCTGGAAGCAGGGCTACAGCGGCGACATCAACGATGCCGTCATCAGCGCAGTTATAGATGATCCCGGCAACAGTGAAAGTTACCGCAGCATCGCCGGCTGGCTGTATTACGGCACAAATGCCTGTTTTCTGCAGGATGCCGACAACCTGATCATGAAAACCGATGATCTGCTGGAGGTCTTGAAATTTTTAAAAGAAAAATTTCCGCAAATCATCCGGATAACCACCTACTCCCGGTCACGCACCGTCATCCGCAAGTCTTTGGAATCCCTAAAGAAGATCCGGGCGGCCGGTTTGGACAGGGTCCACATCGGGCTGGAAACCGGCTACGACCCCCTGCTCAAACTTATGAAAAAAGGGGTCACCGGCGACCAGCATGTCGCGGCCGGCCGCAAGCTGCTGGAAGCCGGCATCGAACTGTCCGAGTACGTAATGCCCGGGCTTGGCGGTGAGGAAATGTGGCAGGCGCATGCCCTGGCAACGGCAAGGGTTCTCAATCAGATCAACCCCCACTTCATCCGCTTGCGCAGCCTGCGGGTGCCCCGGCGGGTTCCGCTTTACCGGAAACTCCAGGACGGCAGCTTCAGCGTGCAGACCGATGACATGCTGGCTGAAGAAATCAAATGCTTTATTGAAAACCTGGACGGCATCACCAGCACGGTCACCAGCGACCACATCATGAATCTGCTGGAAGACGTCAGCGGCAAACTCCCTGAAGATAAAGGCCGGATGCTGGACGCCATCAAAAAGTATCAGGCGCTTTCCGAAATCGACCGGCTGATTTACCGGGTCGGCCGCCGCGGCGGGGCCTACCGCTCCACCGACGATCTGGAGCGGGATCCGCAGACCTACCGGAAGATAAAAGCCCTGGTTGAGGATGTCCGGTCAAAAGAAGGCGCCAAAGGGGTTGACGACCTGATCAGCGGTTTGGCGGATCAATATATATAAAAGCCATTTTAAAACCTTACCCAAAGCATGATCGTCTCGCCTGAAAACGAAAAGACTCAATCCATGCCACTGGTAGAGAATGGAAATGGCTTTTATCCTTCATACAGAACCGCCAGTATGGTGGCTTTACCGCTTTTGGACGCAATCAGATGGGGGGTGGTGGAGAGGTAATAGGCACTGTCCCCCGGCTCCAGTTGATAAGTGTCCCCGCCGATGTCCAGCACAACCTGCCCGCCCAGAACGTAAATGAATTCTTCGCCGTCATGGACGGACCTTTTCTTTTCAGGATTTTCTTCAAGTTGAACAATCAGGGCTTCCATGTGACGCCCTTTTACTTCCGGCGCCAGGCTCTTATAGGTATAGACCTGTTTGCTGCCTTTGCGGGCGGTGGAGCGCGAAACCACCTTCTGATCGGCCTTGCGGGTTACGGAATAGAGTTTGTCGCCGACACCTGAGACCAGACGGCCTAAGGCGCTGTCCAGCGCCTTGGAAAGTTTGATGGCCGTACCCAGCTGGGGCTGAATTTTATCCGCTTCAATATTTGCCAGAAGTTCGACCTCAAATCCCGTCAGTTTGGAAAGCTCGTCGAGGGACAACCCTTTCTCCTCCCTCAGTTTTCGGACCCGACGCCCGATCCCTTCCGTCCGCCCCGGTTTTTCATTAGAGATAGCACCGGTCAGGTCTTCAAAAAAATCGACATTAATGTGAGGCTTCTCGTTCTTTTGTTTCATGGTTTTCTCCCCTGAAATTCCAACAAGGCAATTCCCCTCCGGGTTAGGATTCTTTATTTACGTCCGGTCAATTCCTTGGGTATCCGGCCGGTGTGGGCGCACTCCGACCGCAACCGCCTTCCAACGATCCGTTCCAGCATGCGGCCGGTTTGGAGCACCTTGTCTACGTCAAGGCCCGTATCGATTCCCATCTCATCCATCATTACCACCAAGTCTTCCGTACAGACCAGGCCGGTAATGCTCGGGTCGGCATAATAGTATTCACCGGTGCCTGCCACCGGAACCCCGTCCATAAAATTAGCGGGCTGTCCGCCGGTGCCCCCCAAAGTCGACTCAAAATGGGTGATGCCTGCCTGGAGGGTTGCCAGGATGTTGGCCAGGCCCCAGCCCCGGGTGACATGAAAATGGGCCACATGTTTGGTCGTGTCCGGAATAGCATCTAGGACCATGGCGTAGTATTCATAAACCTTATTCGGCGGCGCCGAACCGTCGTGGTCGGCATGCTCAATGTCATCCGCCCCGATATCCAGCCACCGGCGGGTAAATTCCAGCGCCTTTTTCATTTCCGTCGGCCCTTCAATGGGACACCCCCAGATGGTGCTGACCGTTCCGCACACTTTTATGCCGGCAGCATGGGCCTTGGGAATATAGGCTTCACACATCTTCCAGTATTCCGCCAGCGAAAGACCGGAGTTTTTGATATGATGGGATTCGCTGGTGGACACCATAAAAAGGATCCGATCGGGTCCATACCCTTCCTTGCGCGCCTCAATAGCCCGTTCCACCGCTTTTTCACGAATCGTAATGGTGGTGATTTCAACGTCGTCTATCAGATGTTTCACTTTTTTGCTTGCCTTGAGCAGTTTGGACAATTCATCCGCGTCTTTAAACTGCGGCATTCCCTTCGGATTTCCGAAATTGGTGGTTTCAATCCGTTTAAACCCTGCCAGAATCAACTGTTCAGCCACCCATAACTTGGCCTCGGTGGGAATAAATTTCTCTTCATGCTGAAATCCATCCCTGACGGTAATGTCGCCTAAAACCACTTTTTTCGGGTATTTCATTTGAGCCATCAAAATCCTCCCCCTTTTTTTGATTGTTGATTGGCGATTGTTGATTTATGATTTTTAATGTAATGGTTTTTCCAATCAGCAATCCTCAATCACCTGCCCCCGCTGATTGTTGAGTTATGATTGATGATTTTCAATTTAAAGGTTTTTCAATCATCAATCGCCAATCAACAATCATTGATCTTCAATCACTTTCCCTTATACACCGGCTTTCGTTTTTCCCGAAACGCCGCCAGCCCTTCCAGACGGTCTTCGGTGGGAATCGTGATCCAGTATGCATTTGATTCAATTGCCAGTCCCGTATGGATATCCGTCTCAAGCCCGTAATTAATCGCGTATTTGGCCTGCTCGACGGCAATGGGACCGGTTTCACAGATCATGGCGGCCATTTTAAGGCATTCCCCCAGCAGGTCGGCCGGTTCGCAGATTTTATTCACCAGCCCGATCTGCAGCGCCTCCTGGGCATCTACCCGCCGGCCGGTGAATATCAATTCTTTGGCCTTTCCCCTTCCGATCAGCCGCGGCAGCCGCTGGGTCCCGCCGCCACCCGGAATAATGGCCAGACGGGTTTCCGTCAGTCCCATGGTGGCGCTGAGCGATGCAATCCGCAGATCGCTGGCCAGGGCCAGTTCGGTCCCGCCGCCCAGTGCAATCCCGTTAACGGCCGCGATAACCGGCTTGTTCAGCTGCTCGATGTCCGTAAAAAGATTACGGATGGTCGTTATGTATTCTCTTACCTCAATATCACTCAAGGAGACGCGCTCCTTTAAGTCCGCCCCGGAGCAGAAAGCCTTTTGACCGGCGCCGGTAACGATAAGCACCCTTACCTCCGGCCGAAAACGAACGGCTTCAATCTGTTCCCGCAAGGCATGCAGCAGAGCGAAATTAAAGGCATTCATTACCCCCGGCCGGTTTAAGGTCAGTATCAAAATCCCGTTTTGTTCTTCGGTCAATAGAATATTTTCAGTCATTTTTCACCATCCATTCCGCATATTGATTGTTGATTGTTGATTTATGATTGTTGATTTAAGGGTTTCCCCAATCGTCAATCAACAATCATCAATCCGCAACCCTCTTGTCCTTCTGATTCTTGATTTATGATTGATGATTTTAAATTTAAGAGTCTTTCCAATCGCCAATCAACAATCACCAATCATCAATCCACAATCCCCTCCTGTCAGCAGCCGATAAAGCGGGAAATAACAATCCGCTGAACTTCGGATGTGCCCTCGCCGATGTCCAGAATCTTATGGTCCCGGTAAAATCGTTCCACCTGATAGTCCTTCATAAGGCCATAGCCGCCAAAAATCTGCACGGCGTGGTTGACCACGCGTCCCATTAATTCCGAACAGTACAGTTTTGCCATGGCAGCCTCTTTTCCAAAGGGTCTGTTCTGATCCCGAAGCCAGCAGGCCTTGTACATCAGGTTTCGGGCGCATTCGATTTCAAGGGCGCAGTCGGCCAGCTTAAAGGCCACTGCCTGAAATTTTGAAATCGGCTGGCCGAACTGGACCCGTTCCCTGGCATATTTTAAGGCGGCCTCGTAGGCCCCCTGGGCGCCGCCAAGTCCCATGGCGCCGATGGAAAGGCGGCCGCCGTCAAGGGTTTGGAGCATTTGGTGAAAACCGTCTCCTTTATTGCCGAGAATAGCGT
Coding sequences:
- a CDS encoding cupin domain-containing protein; this encodes MKQKNEKPHINVDFFEDLTGAISNEKPGRTEGIGRRVRKLREEKGLSLDELSKLTGFEVELLANIEADKIQPQLGTAIKLSKALDSALGRLVSGVGDKLYSVTRKADQKVVSRSTARKGSKQVYTYKSLAPEVKGRHMEALIVQLEENPEKKRSVHDGEEFIYVLGGQVVLDIGGDTYQLEPGDSAYYLSTTPHLIASKSGKATILAVLYEG
- a CDS encoding pyruvate carboxyltransferase, which codes for MAQMKYPKKVVLGDITVRDGFQHEEKFIPTEAKLWVAEQLILAGFKRIETTNFGNPKGMPQFKDADELSKLLKASKKVKHLIDDVEITTITIREKAVERAIEARKEGYGPDRILFMVSTSESHHIKNSGLSLAEYWKMCEAYIPKAHAAGIKVCGTVSTIWGCPIEGPTEMKKALEFTRRWLDIGADDIEHADHDGSAPPNKVYEYYAMVLDAIPDTTKHVAHFHVTRGWGLANILATLQAGITHFESTLGGTGGQPANFMDGVPVAGTGEYYYADPSITGLVCTEDLVVMMDEMGIDTGLDVDKVLQTGRMLERIVGRRLRSECAHTGRIPKELTGRK
- a CDS encoding radical SAM protein, with product MKQYPINFEQGPIRPPNEARSLLLRLTRNCPWNRCLFCPVYKGRKFSLRSVEEIKQDIQAARNIADDIKALSWKQGYSGDINDAVISAVIDDPGNSESYRSIAGWLYYGTNACFLQDADNLIMKTDDLLEVLKFLKEKFPQIIRITTYSRSRTVIRKSLESLKKIRAAGLDRVHIGLETGYDPLLKLMKKGVTGDQHVAAGRKLLEAGIELSEYVMPGLGGEEMWQAHALATARVLNQINPHFIRLRSLRVPRRVPLYRKLQDGSFSVQTDDMLAEEIKCFIENLDGITSTVTSDHIMNLLEDVSGKLPEDKGRMLDAIKKYQALSEIDRLIYRVGRRGGAYRSTDDLERDPQTYRKIKALVEDVRSKEGAKGVDDLISGLADQYI
- a CDS encoding enoyl-CoA hydratase-related protein, which translates into the protein MTENILLTEEQNGILILTLNRPGVMNAFNFALLHALREQIEAVRFRPEVRVLIVTGAGQKAFCSGADLKERVSLSDIEVREYITTIRNLFTDIEQLNKPVIAAVNGIALGGGTELALASDLRIASLSATMGLTETRLAIIPGGGGTQRLPRLIGRGKAKELIFTGRRVDAQEALQIGLVNKICEPADLLGECLKMAAMICETGPIAVEQAKYAINYGLETDIHTGLAIESNAYWITIPTEDRLEGLAAFREKRKPVYKGK